A window from Aerococcus sp. Group 1 encodes these proteins:
- the mutL gene encoding DNA mismatch repair endonuclease MutL, whose protein sequence is MIHELPEQVANQIAAGEVVERPASVVKELLENAIDAQATSIDIKVEEAGLKSIQVIDNGLGMSGEDVKLAFKRHATSKIYHSRDLFRIKTLGFRGEALPSIASVAEVSLETSDGKEGSSISLIGGDEVEYRPSHLRQGTTIRVENLFYNTPARLKHIKQLSTELSHITDVVNRLAMARPDIRFTYTHDGRKLLKTNGKGRLQEVIAAVYGFKQAQDMLAIENEDHDFQLSGYISKPELTRASRNYMSLFVNGRYIKNYVLSQSIIKGYASKLMIGRYPIAVLNISTDAQLLDVNVHPTKQEIRISKEEELYDLIQSSVQERLSPLRRIPDIGKKEITETANHQASIDLKSQEDSQQLRFDFKNQVEPAENEAFLVKETDHGKDWQAETQTADQGKGAHRASFPPSTTTPSDLKPASPNHEEGQVQGQRNPSFPQLDYVGQLQASYLVCSDETGMYLVDQHAAQERIKYEYFREAIGDMDTASQELLVPLVLDYPSSESHDVRQVLDRIRAMGIGIEEFGPNQFLVNYHPAWMGSDQVQEHIDSMIQLAIENKDFSVNTYREKTAIMMSCRFSIKANHYLDDRQARQLLDDLTYCENPYNCPHGRPVLIHYSNYEIERSFKRIQDAHESPKNQ, encoded by the coding sequence ATGATCCACGAACTTCCTGAACAAGTTGCTAATCAGATTGCCGCTGGGGAAGTGGTCGAAAGGCCAGCTTCCGTGGTAAAAGAACTCTTAGAAAATGCGATTGATGCCCAGGCAACCAGTATCGATATCAAAGTCGAAGAGGCTGGTTTGAAGAGCATCCAAGTCATTGATAATGGTTTAGGAATGAGTGGGGAAGATGTGAAGTTGGCCTTTAAACGCCATGCTACCAGTAAAATCTATCATTCACGAGACCTCTTTCGGATCAAAACCTTGGGCTTTCGAGGTGAAGCCTTACCCTCGATCGCCTCAGTGGCTGAAGTTTCGCTGGAAACCAGTGATGGAAAAGAGGGCTCCTCTATCAGCTTAATTGGGGGCGATGAAGTAGAGTATCGTCCTTCGCATTTACGGCAAGGAACAACCATCCGAGTAGAAAATTTATTCTATAATACCCCAGCCCGCTTAAAGCACATTAAGCAATTAAGTACCGAACTTTCTCATATTACGGATGTCGTGAACCGTTTAGCCATGGCCCGCCCTGATATACGGTTTACTTATACTCATGATGGCAGGAAACTACTAAAGACCAATGGCAAGGGCCGGCTCCAAGAAGTTATCGCTGCAGTTTACGGTTTTAAACAGGCTCAAGACATGTTAGCGATTGAGAATGAGGACCATGATTTTCAACTCAGCGGTTATATTTCTAAACCAGAACTTACCCGGGCCTCACGCAATTATATGTCCCTATTTGTTAACGGCCGCTATATCAAAAACTATGTCCTCAGTCAGTCAATTATCAAGGGTTACGCTTCTAAGTTAATGATTGGCCGTTATCCCATAGCTGTCCTTAATATTTCTACAGATGCCCAATTACTTGATGTTAATGTCCATCCAACCAAACAAGAGATTCGCATTAGTAAGGAAGAAGAACTTTACGACCTCATCCAAAGCAGTGTTCAGGAGAGACTATCTCCCCTAAGAAGGATCCCCGATATAGGTAAGAAAGAGATTACTGAGACAGCTAACCACCAAGCCAGCATTGATCTAAAAAGTCAAGAAGATAGCCAGCAACTGCGTTTTGATTTTAAAAATCAAGTAGAGCCAGCTGAGAATGAAGCTTTCCTAGTTAAGGAAACAGACCATGGCAAAGACTGGCAAGCGGAAACCCAGACAGCTGACCAAGGGAAGGGCGCTCATAGAGCAAGTTTCCCACCAAGCACAACCACACCTAGTGATCTTAAGCCAGCTAGCCCTAATCATGAAGAGGGGCAAGTCCAAGGTCAGAGGAATCCAAGCTTCCCTCAACTGGACTATGTCGGCCAATTACAGGCTTCTTATTTGGTCTGTTCCGATGAAACCGGGATGTATTTAGTTGACCAGCATGCGGCTCAAGAACGGATTAAATATGAATACTTCCGCGAAGCTATCGGTGATATGGATACAGCTAGCCAGGAATTACTGGTTCCTTTAGTTTTAGACTATCCCTCATCAGAAAGTCATGATGTCAGACAAGTCTTAGATCGGATACGGGCTATGGGGATTGGCATTGAAGAATTTGGCCCCAATCAATTTTTAGTCAACTACCATCCCGCTTGGATGGGGAGTGACCAGGTCCAAGAACACATTGATTCCATGATCCAACTAGCCATTGAAAATAAAGATTTTTCGGTCAATACCTACCGGGAAAAAACCGCTATTATGATGTCTTGCCGGTTTTCGATAAAAGCTAACCATTATTTAGATGATCGTCAAGCCCGGCAATTGTTAGATGACCTGACTTACTGTGAGAACCCTTATAATTGTCCCCACGGACGTCCCGTTTTAATCCATTATTCTAATTATGAAATCGAACGCAGCTTCAAACGGATTCAAGATGCCCATGAAAGTCCTAAGAATCAATAA
- the mutS gene encoding DNA mismatch repair protein MutS, whose translation MMEQYYQIKDQYPDAFLFFRLGDFYEMFDDDAKKAAQILEITLTSRNRNADDPIPMCGVPYHSADEYVKTLVNQGYKVAIAEQMEDPKQAKGMVDRQVIKVITPGTYYNSSDKENVFICAIIHQEGAYALAYTDISTGELKVTHMSAFEMLLTEFSQIQAKEVVFYHELREEDLAQLEQLFPFTASYINRKTLDQLPETAFEKITQNIKHRIELKALRVLMAYVYSTQFRMVNHWRQAESYELDYYLHMDYFAKRNLELTESIRTQKRSGSLLHFLDETKTAMGGRLLRQWLDRPLIIQATIEERLDQVESLIDAFFERRNIQENLSGVYDLERLVAKISMGQVNARELLQLMNSLKKVPQVSENLQAIQDNPSDRQETGVWNKLLNSLAALPEVVETIESAIDPEANISITEGGIIRDGFSDQLDDYRQAIRHGSEWIANLQAKEREATGIKSLKIGYNKVFGYYIEVTKANLHLLPEGRYERKQTLTNAERFITPELKEMEYRILEAQEKSVDLEYELFLGVREKIKVYQKDLQAIAQAVAQVDVIQSLAEISEQNQYVRPHFSREDRALLLKDSRHPVVEETLGRDDFVPNDIIMDKDTCILLITGPNMSGKSTYMRQLGLTVIMAQMGSFVPASQATLPIFDQIFTRIGATDDLQAGQSTFMVEMMEANQAIQHATDRSLLLFDEIGRGTSTYDGIALAQAILEYLNDHLKAKVLFSTHYHELTDLDNHLPALKNIHVGAIEKDGEVVFLHKVYDGPADKSYGIHVAKLAGLPKSLLANAANILSDLESEAAKGAEPKQLNLFTDQENFNQKKASEDYVLDQLDAVDINHLSPIEALELLNQLQRKLSEED comes from the coding sequence ATGATGGAGCAATACTATCAGATCAAAGATCAATATCCCGATGCCTTTTTATTTTTTAGGCTGGGCGATTTTTATGAAATGTTTGATGATGACGCCAAAAAAGCGGCACAGATATTAGAAATTACCCTAACGAGTCGAAATCGGAATGCGGATGATCCCATTCCCATGTGCGGTGTTCCCTATCATTCAGCGGACGAATATGTGAAAACCCTAGTCAACCAAGGTTATAAGGTAGCCATCGCTGAACAAATGGAAGACCCTAAACAAGCCAAGGGCATGGTGGACCGCCAGGTGATCAAGGTGATTACCCCGGGGACTTATTACAATTCTAGCGATAAGGAAAATGTCTTTATTTGTGCGATTATACATCAAGAAGGCGCCTATGCTTTAGCTTATACTGATATTTCAACAGGCGAGCTGAAAGTGACCCATATGTCTGCTTTTGAAATGTTGTTAACAGAATTCTCACAAATTCAAGCCAAGGAAGTTGTCTTTTACCATGAACTGCGTGAAGAAGACTTGGCCCAACTCGAGCAGCTCTTTCCTTTCACCGCTTCCTATATTAATCGTAAAACCCTCGATCAATTACCGGAAACTGCCTTTGAAAAAATTACTCAAAATATTAAGCATCGTATTGAGCTTAAGGCTTTGCGGGTATTGATGGCCTATGTTTATAGTACCCAGTTTCGTATGGTTAACCACTGGCGCCAAGCGGAGTCCTATGAGTTAGACTATTACTTGCATATGGACTATTTTGCTAAACGCAATTTAGAATTAACCGAATCCATTCGAACTCAGAAACGTTCAGGAAGTTTACTGCATTTTCTCGATGAGACTAAAACCGCCATGGGCGGACGTTTGCTAAGACAGTGGCTGGACCGGCCTCTTATTATCCAAGCAACGATTGAAGAGCGCCTAGACCAAGTAGAATCCTTGATCGACGCCTTCTTTGAACGGCGCAATATCCAAGAAAATCTCTCTGGGGTCTACGATTTAGAGCGCTTAGTGGCTAAGATCTCAATGGGGCAGGTCAATGCCCGCGAGCTCCTGCAATTGATGAATTCCTTGAAAAAGGTTCCCCAAGTCTCTGAAAATTTACAAGCTATCCAAGATAATCCAAGTGATAGACAAGAAACCGGTGTTTGGAACAAGCTCCTTAACAGCCTGGCAGCCCTACCAGAAGTGGTTGAAACCATCGAAAGCGCTATTGATCCGGAAGCTAATATATCGATTACTGAAGGTGGCATTATTAGGGATGGCTTTAGTGATCAGCTGGATGACTATCGTCAGGCGATTCGCCACGGATCAGAATGGATTGCTAACCTGCAAGCCAAGGAGCGTGAAGCGACCGGGATTAAATCTTTAAAAATTGGCTATAATAAGGTTTTTGGTTATTATATCGAGGTAACTAAGGCTAACCTTCATCTTTTACCAGAAGGTCGTTATGAGAGAAAGCAAACCCTAACTAATGCTGAACGTTTTATTACCCCAGAACTAAAGGAAATGGAATATCGGATCTTGGAAGCTCAGGAAAAATCAGTTGACCTGGAATATGAGCTTTTCCTTGGGGTGAGAGAAAAGATAAAAGTCTACCAAAAAGACCTACAAGCCATCGCCCAGGCTGTTGCCCAGGTGGACGTGATCCAGTCCCTAGCGGAAATTAGCGAACAAAACCAGTATGTGCGTCCTCATTTTAGTAGAGAAGACCGGGCCTTATTGCTTAAAGATTCCCGCCACCCAGTGGTTGAAGAGACCCTAGGCCGAGATGATTTTGTTCCTAATGACATCATCATGGATAAAGACACTTGCATTCTATTAATTACTGGCCCAAATATGTCAGGAAAATCCACTTACATGCGCCAACTGGGGCTTACCGTGATCATGGCGCAAATGGGAAGTTTTGTGCCCGCGAGTCAAGCAACCCTACCTATTTTTGACCAGATCTTTACTCGGATTGGGGCAACTGATGACCTGCAAGCGGGACAGAGTACCTTTATGGTCGAAATGATGGAAGCTAACCAGGCTATTCAACATGCGACTGACCGATCTTTGTTACTCTTTGATGAAATTGGGCGGGGGACTTCGACTTATGATGGCATTGCCTTAGCCCAAGCTATTTTAGAGTATTTAAACGACCATCTTAAGGCGAAGGTGCTCTTTTCAACCCATTACCATGAACTGACTGATTTGGATAATCATTTACCGGCCCTTAAGAATATTCATGTCGGCGCCATTGAAAAAGATGGTGAAGTGGTCTTTCTTCATAAGGTTTATGATGGCCCGGCAGATAAGAGTTATGGGATTCATGTTGCTAAGCTGGCTGGCTTACCTAAGAGCTTATTAGCCAATGCAGCTAATATTTTATCTGACTTGGAGAGTGAAGCCGCTAAAGGGGCAGAGCCTAAGCAGCTTAATCTCTTCACTGACCAAGAAAATTTCAATCAAAAGAAAGCTAGTGAAGATTATGTCTTAGACCAGCTAGATGCTGTCGATATTAATCATTTATCACCTATTGAAGCCTTAGAATTATTGAACCAATTACAGAGGAAACTAAGCGAGGAGGATTAG
- the ruvB gene encoding Holliday junction branch migration DNA helicase RuvB, whose translation MSNEKRLQSGEEFFEEEDMEASLRPQLLKDYIGQEETKHELSVYIHAARQRTESLDHVLLYGPPGLGKTTLANVISNEMQVNMQTSSGPAIEKTGDLLILLNELAPGDVLFIDEIHCLPRNVEEMLYSAMEDFRVDIIVGQESSAHAVQFDLPPFTLVGATTRAGSLSAPLRDRFGIIQHMRYYKVDELQEIVKRSSQIFEVTIEDEASYEIALRSRGTPRIANRLLKRVRDFAQIYNTNAIIDLAITERALSILKIDKAGLDDLDRRILETIIFYYQGGPVGLSTIAANLSEEKETIEDMYEPYLIQMGFLQRTPRGRMATAKAYQHLGIDKEENEDDLKNDRL comes from the coding sequence ATGTCTAATGAAAAAAGGCTTCAAAGTGGTGAAGAATTTTTTGAAGAAGAAGACATGGAAGCTAGCCTAAGACCGCAACTTCTCAAAGACTACATTGGCCAAGAAGAAACTAAACATGAACTTTCTGTTTATATACATGCTGCTAGACAGCGGACTGAATCTTTAGATCATGTCTTATTGTACGGGCCGCCAGGATTAGGGAAAACCACCTTAGCCAATGTCATTAGTAATGAAATGCAGGTCAATATGCAGACCAGTAGCGGTCCAGCCATTGAAAAAACGGGTGATCTTTTAATTTTACTCAACGAACTGGCCCCTGGAGATGTCTTATTTATCGATGAAATCCACTGCCTGCCTCGCAATGTCGAAGAAATGCTCTACAGTGCCATGGAGGACTTTCGTGTTGATATTATTGTTGGCCAAGAGAGTTCAGCCCACGCGGTTCAATTTGATCTGCCTCCATTTACCTTGGTAGGAGCCACGACTAGGGCTGGGAGCTTATCTGCTCCTTTAAGGGACCGCTTCGGTATCATCCAGCATATGCGTTATTATAAGGTGGATGAATTACAAGAAATCGTTAAGCGGAGTAGCCAGATTTTTGAGGTAACCATTGAAGATGAAGCAAGTTATGAAATTGCCTTACGGTCGCGTGGCACCCCTCGGATTGCCAACCGCTTATTGAAGCGAGTCAGAGACTTTGCTCAAATATATAATACCAATGCAATTATTGATTTAGCAATCACTGAAAGAGCCCTAAGTATTTTAAAAATTGATAAGGCTGGTTTAGATGATCTTGACCGACGCATCTTAGAGACTATTATTTTCTATTATCAAGGTGGGCCGGTAGGCTTATCTACTATTGCGGCTAATTTATCAGAAGAAAAAGAAACCATTGAAGATATGTATGAACCTTATTTAATTCAAATGGGCTTTTTACAACGCACACCTAGAGGGCGTATGGCCACGGCTAAGGCCTACCAACATTTAGGAATTGATAAAGAGGAGAACGAGGATGACCTTAAAAACGACAGATTATGA
- the ruvA gene encoding Holliday junction branch migration protein RuvA — MYQYIKGLLVDLTSEAVVVETAGLAYYIYFPNPYRLSDQKGQQVQVWLYQAVSQDAIRLYGFFDQAEKQLFLQLISVSGIGPKSALSILAYGDQAGFIAAIESENVKFLTKFPGVGKKTAQQIILDLQSKLSRLKSEALPADQEVISDQSESSQMMIELEAALNSLGYAKREIDQVIKKGDFSEVDNTADAIRVALRYITLK; from the coding sequence ATGTACCAATATATCAAGGGATTACTTGTTGATTTAACTAGTGAAGCGGTAGTCGTTGAAACGGCGGGACTTGCCTATTATATTTATTTTCCAAATCCTTATCGCTTAAGTGATCAAAAAGGCCAACAGGTGCAAGTTTGGCTCTACCAAGCGGTTAGCCAGGATGCCATACGCCTGTATGGCTTTTTTGATCAGGCCGAGAAACAACTCTTTTTACAATTGATAAGTGTTTCGGGAATCGGGCCTAAGAGTGCTTTATCAATTTTAGCTTATGGTGACCAAGCCGGCTTTATTGCAGCGATTGAATCGGAAAATGTCAAATTCTTAACCAAGTTTCCCGGCGTTGGTAAAAAAACTGCTCAACAGATCATCTTAGACTTACAAAGTAAGCTCAGCCGCCTTAAATCCGAAGCGCTTCCTGCTGACCAAGAAGTCATTTCTGATCAATCAGAGTCAAGTCAGATGATGATTGAATTAGAAGCAGCCCTAAACAGTCTTGGTTACGCTAAGCGGGAGATCGACCAAGTGATCAAAAAAGGCGATTTTTCAGAGGTCGATAACACCGCAGATGCTATTCGGGTCGCCTTAAGATATATTACCTTAAAATAA
- a CDS encoding histidine phosphatase family protein produces MLKHLYLMRHGETEFNLENRVQGWCDSPLTEKGIRQAELARDMLREREITFTHGYSSPLDRAITTLKHAIPNPMPTETVPGLKEWGFGSLEGQSRDLMPKPLSAPKTDDYYCQYGGERASEVCQRINHSLQAIMTKEDSQQVLAVAHGAVIYQFVKDFLPEPASGIGNCEIFHFVYDFNTFTFIENMKPYREMAVSGENLFAKSDKTL; encoded by the coding sequence ATGTTAAAGCACTTATATCTCATGCGCCACGGCGAAACGGAATTTAATTTGGAGAACCGCGTACAGGGCTGGTGTGATTCCCCTTTAACTGAAAAAGGCATCCGACAAGCCGAGCTGGCTAGAGATATGCTAAGAGAACGGGAAATCACTTTTACCCATGGCTACAGCTCACCACTTGATCGAGCGATTACGACTCTAAAACACGCTATTCCTAATCCCATGCCCACAGAAACAGTCCCCGGCTTAAAGGAATGGGGCTTCGGTTCACTAGAAGGGCAATCTCGCGACCTCATGCCTAAACCTCTCTCAGCACCTAAAACGGATGATTACTATTGTCAATATGGTGGTGAGAGAGCTAGCGAAGTCTGTCAACGCATTAACCATAGCCTCCAAGCCATCATGACAAAAGAGGATAGCCAGCAAGTCTTAGCAGTCGCTCATGGGGCTGTTATCTACCAATTTGTAAAAGATTTCCTTCCTGAGCCAGCCTCAGGAATTGGCAACTGCGAAATCTTTCACTTTGTTTACGATTTCAACACCTTCACTTTTATAGAAAATATGAAGCCTTATCGGGAGATGGCCGTGTCTGGTGAAAATTTATTTGCAAAATCGGACAAAACGTTATAA
- the msrB gene encoding peptide-methionine (R)-S-oxide reductase MsrB, translated as MNQEEKTARLKELSDLAYEVTQNQATERPFSGDYDEFFEKGIYVDIVDGKPLFSSSKKYNSGCGWPAFTQPIEEDVVNEHQDTSHGMVRTEVRSQAADSHLGHVFTDGPSEAGGLRYCINSAALKFIPYEEMDQAGYSDYKKYVE; from the coding sequence ATGAATCAAGAAGAAAAAACCGCTCGTTTAAAAGAACTTAGTGACTTAGCTTATGAAGTGACTCAAAATCAAGCCACTGAACGTCCTTTTTCAGGTGACTATGATGAATTTTTTGAAAAGGGAATTTACGTAGATATTGTGGATGGAAAACCCTTATTCTCTTCCAGTAAAAAATACAATTCTGGTTGTGGTTGGCCAGCTTTTACCCAACCTATTGAAGAGGATGTTGTTAACGAGCACCAAGATACTTCACATGGCATGGTTCGTACTGAAGTACGAAGTCAAGCAGCAGACTCTCATTTGGGACATGTCTTTACTGATGGTCCAAGTGAAGCAGGGGGGTTAAGATACTGTATTAATTCTGCTGCTTTAAAATTTATTCCCTATGAAGAAATGGACCAAGCTGGCTATAGTGACTACAAAAAATATGTGGAGTAA
- a CDS encoding DNA polymerase III subunit alpha, with product MFTPLNVNTSYTLLKSPMPVKDYVEAAKALDYQNLAISDVNVMYGVIDFYNYCKHYDINPLIGMTVSIQRPDQRDQEEWLIYAKNDQGYRSLMRLSSLIKSQEPIDYQAVRDFIFNNHRNWITIIEANNGPHMHFLKQQREEEAAAFLDKLREIFKASDLYMGVDESYLYHQAALEDLAKESQIPLIAQSKLAYLSKNDVFTQDVLAAIEVNQPLDNYREKAGAEGQFFLRSLASYQESYQNKGLAKAFDQVSEAFDGVHLDIQFDQALLPKYPIESGQSSKEFLKDLAYQGLSKRVGNEQSYRERLDYELSIIDQMGFNDYFLIVWDVMDYAHKKHIMTGPGRGSAAGSLVAYCLFITDVDPIRNHLLFERFLNPERQSMPDIDLDFPDDKRQDILNYVYHKYGSDHVAQISTFGTFAARKAIRDVGNAFNKSQATMSRWANTISSQNQTLEEAYQSSSQLQQYIAEEEDGQLWFQTAKKIEGLPRHVSTHAAGVILSDQDLTDFIPLQAALNHSIHQSQYTMHEIERIGLLKIDFLSLSNLTILANSVRAAEKISKSRLRPIDFPRNDQSVYRVFSQANTLGVFQFESNGIRRVLRRVKPSSMADLAAVNALYRPGPMQQINHFVNRKHGKEPITYPHPDLEGILKETYGIIVYQEQVMQVAQKIAGFSLGEADILRRTISKKDKATMDRLQAKFIRQAVAKGYSQSVAPKIYSYIEAFADYGFNKSHAYAYSYLAYEMAWLKVHYPAAFYYGNLLQHKIYETKGQQLTYEASLCQVKLQLPDVNRSYTTMQVVDDQHILLGLADIRGLMRNFTTAIVQERLNGGQYRSLGDFIQRLPKNYSKADNLEKLALAGALDSFGYNRRTLIEEALPKLLEAVNLFGGSNNQQLSLFNQENRELYAPEIKHLNEYDDRLLLEGEQETLGQSISVELYSDYRPYYQNGQIQPINKLSDKSQVTIIGEIVKVKRIQTKKNQPMAFLTLRDEHSEVEVIAFPKAYIDFAAYIREGLQVLVQGKTQTRKQGLQVVLDQCQPLNHQLLTELERKRLNSIQTINIRVASSQLASEKKADLLALINQYHGRVKLTFTMAKEQKKYQLGECFAVQARPEVIQELRKIYGSENVLY from the coding sequence GTGTTTACACCCCTAAATGTGAATACATCCTATACGCTTTTAAAGAGTCCCATGCCGGTAAAGGATTATGTCGAAGCGGCCAAAGCCTTAGACTATCAAAACTTAGCGATAAGTGATGTCAATGTGATGTATGGGGTGATTGATTTTTATAATTATTGTAAGCATTATGACATCAATCCCTTAATTGGAATGACCGTTTCAATTCAACGTCCTGACCAGCGTGACCAAGAAGAGTGGCTGATTTATGCTAAAAATGATCAAGGCTACCGCTCTCTTATGCGCTTAAGTTCCTTAATTAAAAGCCAAGAGCCAATTGATTATCAGGCGGTTAGAGACTTTATCTTTAACAACCACCGCAATTGGATCACTATCATAGAAGCTAATAATGGCCCACATATGCATTTTCTCAAGCAACAGCGTGAAGAAGAGGCCGCTGCCTTCTTAGATAAATTACGGGAAATCTTCAAGGCTTCTGACTTATATATGGGGGTTGATGAATCTTATCTCTACCATCAAGCAGCCTTGGAAGACCTGGCTAAGGAAAGTCAGATTCCCTTGATCGCTCAGTCAAAGTTGGCTTATTTGTCAAAAAATGATGTCTTTACCCAGGATGTATTAGCTGCTATTGAAGTCAATCAGCCTCTAGATAATTACCGAGAAAAAGCAGGGGCAGAAGGGCAGTTTTTTCTAAGGAGTCTAGCGTCTTATCAAGAATCCTACCAAAACAAGGGACTAGCTAAGGCTTTTGACCAAGTGTCAGAGGCTTTTGATGGGGTTCATTTAGACATTCAGTTTGACCAAGCGCTTTTGCCCAAGTATCCCATTGAATCAGGGCAAAGTAGTAAGGAATTTCTCAAAGATTTAGCCTATCAAGGTCTGTCTAAGCGGGTGGGTAATGAGCAAAGTTACCGAGAGCGCTTGGATTACGAACTTTCCATTATTGATCAAATGGGCTTCAATGATTATTTTCTCATTGTTTGGGACGTGATGGATTATGCTCATAAGAAGCATATTATGACCGGACCAGGTCGAGGATCTGCTGCGGGTTCCTTGGTAGCTTATTGTCTCTTTATTACCGATGTAGACCCTATAAGAAATCATTTACTTTTTGAGCGTTTTCTTAATCCTGAACGCCAGTCGATGCCGGATATTGATTTGGACTTTCCTGATGATAAGCGCCAGGATATTTTGAATTATGTCTATCACAAATATGGTAGTGACCACGTGGCTCAAATTTCTACCTTTGGTACCTTTGCTGCCCGCAAGGCCATCAGGGACGTCGGTAATGCTTTTAATAAGAGTCAAGCGACTATGAGCCGTTGGGCCAATACCATTAGCTCGCAAAATCAGACTCTTGAAGAAGCTTATCAAAGTTCCAGCCAACTCCAACAATATATAGCAGAAGAGGAGGATGGCCAGCTCTGGTTTCAGACCGCTAAAAAGATTGAAGGCTTGCCTCGCCACGTCTCTACCCATGCGGCAGGGGTTATTCTCAGTGACCAAGACTTGACCGATTTTATCCCCTTACAGGCTGCCCTTAACCATTCCATTCACCAGTCCCAATACACCATGCATGAAATTGAGCGGATTGGTTTATTAAAAATTGACTTTTTGAGTTTAAGTAACTTAACGATTTTAGCCAATAGTGTCAGAGCAGCGGAAAAAATCAGCAAAAGTCGCTTACGTCCTATAGACTTTCCTCGTAATGATCAATCGGTCTATCGTGTCTTTAGTCAAGCCAATACCTTGGGTGTCTTTCAATTTGAATCGAATGGGATTCGCCGTGTCTTGAGGCGAGTGAAGCCAAGTTCAATGGCGGACCTTGCAGCAGTAAATGCACTCTACCGGCCAGGTCCCATGCAACAAATTAATCACTTTGTCAATCGTAAACATGGTAAGGAGCCGATTACTTACCCCCATCCGGACTTAGAAGGTATCTTGAAGGAAACTTATGGGATTATTGTCTATCAGGAACAAGTCATGCAAGTTGCCCAAAAAATTGCTGGATTTTCTTTGGGAGAAGCTGATATCTTACGGCGGACGATCAGTAAGAAAGATAAGGCAACCATGGACCGCTTACAGGCGAAATTTATCCGCCAAGCTGTTGCTAAGGGCTACAGCCAAAGCGTTGCCCCAAAAATTTATTCCTACATTGAAGCTTTTGCTGATTATGGATTTAACAAGTCACATGCTTATGCTTATTCCTATTTAGCTTATGAGATGGCCTGGCTAAAGGTTCACTATCCGGCCGCCTTTTACTATGGGAATCTCTTGCAACATAAGATTTATGAGACTAAGGGTCAGCAATTAACTTATGAGGCTAGTCTTTGCCAAGTTAAGCTCCAACTCCCCGATGTCAACCGGTCATATACAACCATGCAGGTAGTTGATGACCAGCATATTTTACTCGGTCTTGCTGATATTCGTGGCTTGATGCGAAACTTTACCACAGCCATTGTCCAGGAACGGCTCAATGGGGGGCAGTATCGGTCATTGGGAGACTTTATTCAACGCCTGCCAAAAAACTATTCAAAGGCTGACAATCTGGAAAAATTAGCGCTTGCGGGAGCTTTGGACAGCTTTGGATATAATCGCCGCACCTTAATAGAAGAGGCTTTACCAAAGTTACTAGAAGCGGTGAACTTATTTGGCGGAAGCAACAACCAGCAACTTTCCTTGTTCAATCAGGAGAATCGCGAGCTTTATGCTCCTGAAATTAAGCATTTGAATGAGTATGATGATCGTCTTCTTTTGGAGGGGGAGCAAGAAACCCTGGGTCAGTCCATTAGCGTCGAATTATATAGTGACTACCGTCCTTACTACCAAAATGGTCAAATTCAACCCATCAATAAGTTAAGCGATAAAAGTCAGGTGACGATTATTGGAGAAATTGTCAAGGTGAAAAGAATTCAAACGAAAAAGAACCAGCCCATGGCTTTCTTAACTTTGCGTGATGAGCATAGTGAAGTTGAGGTGATTGCTTTTCCTAAAGCTTATATTGATTTTGCTGCCTACATAAGGGAAGGCCTGCAAGTCCTTGTCCAAGGCAAGACTCAGACCAGGAAACAGGGCTTGCAAGTGGTTTTAGACCAGTGTCAACCCTTAAATCATCAGTTACTCACTGAATTGGAAAGGAAACGACTGAACTCGATTCAAACAATAAACATTCGCGTGGCAAGTAGCCAGCTGGCGAGTGAGAAAAAAGCAGACCTCCTTGCTCTTATCAACCAGTATCACGGCAGGGTTAAATTAACTTTCACCATGGCCAAAGAACAGAAAAAATATCAATTGGGTGAGTGCTTTGCTGTTCAAGCCCGCCCCGAAGTCATTCAAGAATTAAGAAAAATTTACGGCTCTGAGAATGTTCTTTATTAA